In Chloroflexota bacterium, one DNA window encodes the following:
- the fmt gene encoding methionyl-tRNA formyltransferase yields the protein MRIVFLGTPGFALPALDRLVHSENEVVAVYTQPDEPAGRGRKLVPPAVKAAALHYGLTVRQPPSLRQPEEVEKLAELQPSAIVVAAYGRLLPQSVLDIPRYGCLNIHPSLLPGHRGPAPVAAAILAGDEVTGVSIMLLDKGMDTGPVLAQREWPVSPEDTTATLTASLAEMGAQLLMETLPLWVGGRLAPQPQDNGRVTYSRMVTKEDGRMDWLRAAVELWRRVKAFQPWPGCHTTWQGKLVSIIEAVPLPGEGEPGRVVETKGAKGAPLGVQTGDGILGLVRLQLQGKRAMTAEEFVRGQRGFIGSLLPS from the coding sequence GTGAGGATTGTTTTCCTGGGCACACCGGGGTTTGCCCTCCCTGCCTTGGACCGCCTTGTCCACAGTGAAAATGAGGTGGTGGCGGTCTATACGCAGCCGGATGAGCCGGCGGGAAGGGGGCGCAAGCTGGTGCCGCCGGCGGTGAAGGCGGCGGCGCTGCACTACGGGCTGACAGTGCGGCAGCCTCCTTCTCTGAGGCAGCCGGAGGAAGTGGAGAAGCTGGCGGAACTGCAGCCGTCTGCCATCGTGGTGGCGGCCTACGGTCGGTTGCTGCCGCAGAGCGTTCTGGACATCCCCCGCTACGGCTGCCTCAACATCCACCCCTCGCTCCTCCCCGGGCACCGCGGCCCGGCGCCGGTAGCCGCGGCGATCCTGGCCGGTGATGAAGTGACCGGGGTGAGCATCATGCTTCTGGACAAGGGCATGGACACCGGCCCCGTGCTGGCGCAGCGGGAGTGGCCGGTATCGCCTGAGGATACCACGGCGACGCTCACCGCCAGTCTGGCAGAGATGGGGGCGCAGCTCCTGATGGAAACGCTGCCCTTATGGGTGGGGGGCAGGCTGGCCCCGCAGCCGCAGGATAACGGGAGAGTCACCTATTCCAGGATGGTCACCAAGGAGGATGGGCGGATGGACTGGCTCCGCGCGGCAGTGGAGCTGTGGCGGAGGGTGAAGGCCTTTCAACCCTGGCCTGGCTGCCATACCACCTGGCAGGGCAAGCTGGTGAGTATTATCGAGGCGGTGCCCTTGCCGGGGGAGGGCGAACCGGGAAGGGTGGTCGAGACAAAGGGGGCAAAGGGTGCTCCCCTTGGGGTGCAAACGGGTGATGGTATTCTGGGGCTGGTGCGGCTGCAGTTGCAAGGCAAGCGGGCGATGACGGCGGAGGAGTTTGTGCGGGGACAGAGGGGCTTTATCGGATCGCTGCTTCCCTCTTAA
- a CDS encoding SPFH domain-containing protein, giving the protein MILGVTLGIIALVIALILILPSTRYIGPTEVGLIVKKVGKKLPADEPMAFHGEAGYQMELLMPGLRWKFWPIFSVIKYPWVQIPAGEVGVVIAQVGKPLPIGAKSAVYKPEYGSFQNLKSFLENDGQKGVQRPVLPPGSLAPFHPVGLLIITRKQVYGRPIEPDLLTKFQKQGSLTPKDFGLEPDQLNLVVIEPESTAADRKVKDAIGIITTLEGEPLAAGDIASRLGGFDDVKKLEGSSGTDADLIELVLGCQNIMHNNYQDFQKFLDLGGKIGLQHDPLLYGAYALNPFLVRVDIAPMLVVEQGETAVIKSYVGLMTEDVTGEEFKFGVIVKPGHRGIWREALGTGKYPINPHCYQAEIVPTAILTLNWAEQTSKAHSLDATLSQIVAKSREGFIFKIDLQVQIHVSGVEAPRVISMVGTMQNLVSEVLQAAVGNHFRDKMQSMRAVQFIETRQQVQEEAFKHIESKLSQYKVETKGVYIQDVILPEQLVKVLTEREIANQEIETFKKQRDAQEQRIVMEKSKGVADKQSELASSEVNITIKGNNAEARKKEADGEAYYTLETGRVKGAEVEAIGMAKAKAYKAQVEALGQDSTALVNAITALSDKGLKFVPDVMVSGGGSSIDGLAGVLMNMLGKMGKPPVIPAALQEGGKKKG; this is encoded by the coding sequence CCACCAGGTATATCGGACCCACTGAGGTAGGTCTGATAGTGAAGAAGGTGGGGAAGAAGCTTCCTGCCGATGAGCCTATGGCTTTTCACGGTGAGGCTGGTTATCAGATGGAACTGCTTATGCCAGGACTGCGCTGGAAGTTCTGGCCCATCTTTTCGGTGATAAAGTATCCCTGGGTGCAAATACCGGCAGGCGAAGTTGGTGTTGTCATCGCTCAGGTTGGCAAGCCGCTTCCCATTGGCGCTAAGTCCGCGGTTTATAAACCGGAGTACGGTTCTTTCCAGAATCTGAAGAGTTTCCTCGAGAATGACGGCCAAAAGGGTGTGCAGAGACCAGTCCTGCCTCCGGGGAGTCTGGCTCCCTTCCATCCGGTAGGTCTTCTGATTATTACCAGGAAGCAGGTCTATGGAAGGCCAATAGAACCCGATTTGCTCACCAAGTTTCAGAAGCAGGGGTCCCTCACCCCCAAGGATTTTGGCCTCGAGCCCGATCAGCTTAATCTGGTCGTGATTGAACCGGAATCAACTGCAGCCGATAGAAAAGTCAAGGATGCTATTGGCATTATTACTACTCTTGAAGGGGAGCCCCTCGCCGCTGGCGATATAGCTTCCAGGCTGGGGGGGTTTGACGATGTGAAAAAGCTCGAAGGGAGCAGCGGCACCGATGCTGACCTGATTGAGCTGGTCCTGGGTTGTCAGAACATCATGCATAATAACTATCAGGACTTCCAGAAGTTTCTTGACCTGGGAGGCAAGATCGGCCTTCAGCATGACCCACTGCTCTACGGAGCCTATGCCTTGAATCCCTTCCTGGTCAGGGTTGATATCGCTCCCATGCTGGTGGTGGAGCAGGGCGAGACTGCCGTAATCAAGTCTTACGTGGGGTTGATGACTGAGGATGTCACCGGCGAGGAATTTAAGTTTGGCGTCATAGTCAAACCGGGACACAGGGGTATCTGGAGAGAGGCCCTGGGCACCGGCAAGTATCCCATCAATCCGCACTGTTATCAGGCTGAAATCGTACCTACGGCCATACTGACACTTAACTGGGCGGAGCAGACCTCCAAGGCCCACTCCCTTGATGCTACCCTGTCACAGATCGTGGCTAAGAGCCGTGAAGGTTTCATATTTAAGATTGACCTGCAGGTGCAGATCCACGTCTCGGGCGTAGAGGCTCCCAGGGTTATCTCTATGGTGGGCACTATGCAGAACCTGGTCAGCGAAGTCTTACAGGCTGCTGTAGGCAACCACTTCAGGGATAAGATGCAGAGTATGAGGGCTGTTCAGTTCATCGAGACAAGGCAGCAGGTTCAGGAGGAAGCCTTCAAGCATATCGAGTCTAAGTTGAGCCAGTATAAGGTGGAGACGAAGGGTGTGTACATCCAGGATGTCATACTTCCCGAACAGTTGGTGAAGGTCTTGACGGAGAGGGAAATTGCCAACCAGGAGATAGAGACGTTCAAGAAGCAGAGGGATGCTCAGGAACAGAGAATTGTGATGGAGAAGTCGAAAGGCGTTGCCGATAAACAGAGTGAACTGGCTTCATCTGAAGTCAATATTACCATCAAGGGGAATAATGCCGAAGCCAGAAAGAAGGAAGCCGATGGCGAAGCCTACTATACCCTCGAAACCGGCAGAGTGAAGGGAGCAGAAGTAGAGGCTATCGGTATGGCCAAGGCGAAGGCATATAAGGCTCAGGTGGAAGCGCTGGGGCAAGATTCCACCGCCCTGGTCAATGCCATCACCGCTCTGTCAGATAAGGGCTTGAAGTTTGTTCCTGACGTCATGGTGAGTGGCGGCGGGTCCTCCATAGATGGACTGGCCGGGGTTCTCATGAACATGCTGGGCAAAATGGGTAAACCGCCAGTCATTCCGGCTGCCTTGCAGGAGGGTGGCAAGAAGAAAGGATAG